In Saccharolobus solfataricus, a genomic segment contains:
- the sucD gene encoding succinate--CoA ligase subunit alpha, producing MNKNTRVIVQGITGREGSFHTQQMLKYGTKIVAGVTPGKGGTQVNSVPVYDTVKDAMKEHEADASIIFVPAKYAVDAIYEAVDAGIKLIVTITEHIPVLDMAKAIKYARARGSRIIGPNCPGIIAPEESLVGILPARAFKKGKIGIVSRSGTLTYEVSELLKNHGMGQSTVIGIGGDPIIGTSILEVTKMFDQDPETEKIVVIGEIGGTMEERLAEAYKRREIKKPVIAYIAGMTAPREKRMGHAGAVVYMGMGTFESKIKAFKEAGIPVANTPYDIPKLLLS from the coding sequence ATAAATAAGAACACTAGGGTAATAGTTCAAGGAATCACGGGAAGAGAAGGAAGCTTTCATACACAGCAAATGCTGAAATATGGTACAAAAATAGTTGCTGGCGTCACTCCGGGTAAAGGTGGAACTCAAGTTAACAGCGTACCCGTATATGATACGGTAAAAGATGCAATGAAAGAGCACGAGGCTGATGCCTCTATAATTTTCGTTCCAGCTAAATACGCAGTAGATGCCATATACGAAGCAGTTGATGCAGGGATAAAATTGATTGTAACAATAACAGAGCATATACCCGTTTTAGATATGGCTAAAGCTATAAAATATGCCAGAGCTAGGGGATCTAGAATAATAGGACCAAATTGTCCCGGGATAATAGCCCCAGAGGAAAGTCTAGTTGGAATACTCCCAGCTAGAGCATTTAAGAAGGGTAAAATAGGAATAGTATCTAGATCTGGTACACTAACATATGAAGTTTCAGAGCTACTTAAGAATCACGGTATGGGCCAATCTACTGTAATAGGAATAGGCGGAGATCCAATAATAGGAACAAGTATTTTAGAAGTGACAAAGATGTTTGATCAGGATCCAGAAACGGAAAAAATAGTCGTAATTGGAGAGATAGGAGGTACAATGGAGGAGAGGTTAGCAGAGGCATATAAGAGGAGAGAAATTAAAAAGCCAGTTATAGCTTACATAGCTGGAATGACTGCACCAAGAGAAAAAAGAATGGGGCATGCTGGAGCTGTAGTGTATATGGGCATGGGAACCTTTGAGAGTAAGATTAAGGCATTTAAAGAGGCTGGAATCCCTGTTGCTAATACTCCTTATGATATTCCGAAGCTACTTCTTTCTTAA